The DNA segment ATAAGTTTGAAGCTTTATGTTTCTAATACAGAAGATGTTAAACAAGTTGTTGTTACTTCTGCTTCTGGCTCAAAGAAGCACAAAAAGTTACAGCAGCAGCAGATTCCGGCTATGGTTCAGCAGCAGCAAGAGAACAACAAGCAGCAAACACAACAGCAAGCCCAAAACAATGCTAAGCCTCATGTGGAGCAAAATCCGGGTGAGATGAAGCCTATTGTTATCACTACTGGTGCTCCTGGTCCGGCTGTTTAtggcggcggcggcggcggagGTGGTGGTGGGGGTGGAGGTGGGATGGGTTTGGGTTTCTATCCTCATGGTGGTTCAGGTGAGTACTCTCTTAAAGAAACAAGTCCTCACCTTGGTGGTGGTCCTTTAAACAAGGATAAAACTAGTGCAACTTATGATCTAGTTGAGCAAATGCAGTATCTTTATGTAAAAGTAGTAAAAGCCAAGGACTTTATGGTTTTCACTGGAGGTGGGGAGATGGTTGTGGAGGTGAAATTAGGTAACTATAGAGGGATAACAAAGAGGGTAGTAGTTTCAAGCAATATGGAATGGGATCAAGTTTTTGCTTTTTCTAAAGATTGCATTCAGTCATCAATGGTGGAGATATTTGTGAAAGAAGGGAATAAAGATGATTACTTGGGGAGAGTTTTCTTCGATTTGAATGAGGTCCCTAGAAGGGTTCCTCCGGATAGTCAATTAGCCCCCCAATGGTATAGAATGGAGGATAAGAAAGGGGATAAATCCAAATGTGGAGAAGTTATGGTTTCAATATGGTTTGGTACTCAAGCAGATGAAGCCTTTGCTGAGGCTTGGCATTCCAAGGCAGCAAATGTGCATTTTGATGGACTTTGCTCTATCAAATCTAAAGTTTATCTTTCACCTAAGCTTTGGTATTTGAGGATTTCTGTAATTGAAGCTCAAGATATCATTCTTGGGGATAAAGGGCCTATGATGATGAGGTTTCCTGAGCTTTTCGCCAAAGTTCTTGTGGGGAATCAGGTTTTGAGGACTAAAATTGCAGGGCCTAATGCGAACAGGAGCATGTCTAATCCTTACTGGAATGAAGATTTGATGTTTGTAGTTGCTGAGCCATTTGAGGATTACTTAGTAGTTTCTATTGAAGATCGTGTTGGACCGGGCAGAGAGGAGTCTGTATGCCGGATTTTGCTTCCAATGACTGCAATTGAGAGGCGGTTAGATGAGAAACAAGTTGTTTCTAGGTGGTTCAATCTTGATAATCATTTTGGTAATGCAGCTGAATCGAAAATGGTAGGGCGATTCGGGTCTCGAATTCACCTTAGAATGTCTCTTGATGGGGGTTATCATGTGCTTGATGAAACCACAATGTATAGCAGTGATGTTAAACCAACTGCAAAACAGCTATGGAAGCCTCAGATTGGTGTCCTTGAGATTGGTATCCTAGGCGCTTCGGGACTTTTACCGACGAAACTCAAGGAAGGTAAAAGAGAAACTACTGATGCTTATTGTGTCGCTAAGTACGGTCAGAAATGGGTGAGGACTCGGACAGTTGTTGATTCTTTATCGCCTAAATGGAACGAGCAGTACACTTGGGAAGTGTTTGATCCTTGCACAGTTATCACAATTGGTGTGTTTGATAATTGCAGAGTTGATAAAACTGCTACTAACAATGCCGGTGGTCGCGATTACCGGATTGGGAAGATCAGAATCCGGTTATCGACACTCGAATCAGACAGAGTTTACACTCACTCGTATCCGCTACTTATGCTGCATCCTACCGGGGTCAAGAAGATGGGGGAGCTTCACTTAGCAGTCCGGTTTTCGTGTGCTAATATGGCTAACATGTTTCACATGTACACACTCCCATTGCTACCAAAGGTGCATTACGTCCAACCCTTGAGTGTGAATCAATTGGAGTTACTCCGGTTTCAGGCTATGAATGTCGTCGCGTCAAGGCTAAGTCGGGCAGAGCCACCGCTAGGCCGAGAAGTAGTTGAATACATGCTTGATCATGACTCTCACATGTGGAGTATGAGAAGAAGCAAAGCTAACTTCGCTAGACTCATAAACGTCCTCTCCGGCCTAGCTTCAATCATCCGGTTAGTCGAGTTGATGCGAAACTGGCATAAACCGGTCTACTCAACACTCTTCCTCCTAATCTTCCTCGCGGCAGTCACATTCCCCGAGATGATAATCCCATGCGTGTTACTTCATTTAGCATTCGTGGGACTCTGGAGATACAGATCAAGACCGCGACATCCACCTCACATGGACACAAGACTCTCTCACGCTGAAAACGTTTTCCCCGACGAACTAGATGAGGAATTCGACTCATTCCCCACGAGTCGAAGTGCTGAGGTAGTACGAATGAGATACGATAGACTAAGGAGCGTGGCGGGGAGGATTCAGACAGTGGTAGGCGATATGGCGACACAAGGCGAGCGGTTTCAGGCGTTGGTAAGTTGGAGGGATCCAAGGGCTACATTTTTGTTTGTGTTAATGTGTTTGTGTGCAGCAGTAGGATTCTATGCGGTGCCTGTGAGGCTTATAGTGGGATTGGCTGGGTTGTATATGATGAGGCCGCCGAGGTTTAGGAACAAGTTGCCTTGTATGCCTCTAAATTTCTTTAGGAGGTTGCCTGCTAGAGCAGACAGTTTGTTGTAGATTTTTAGGGATTTAAGTAGTAGTTGTGTTGTGTTGTGTCTGCTTTATTAGTTAATGTGTTTAGGATGTCTTGTCCTTTTGGAATCTCTTTGTGATATTGGGTTTATTCCTTACTTTTGTCTCTTTATGTTTGTTCTTTTATGAACATTGTTGGGTTACATTTTTATGTAGTCATAAAGGTACATAAAATATGCCAACaacatctatatatatatatatatatatatatatatatatatatatatatataatataatataaaacagtaacgatggaattgaggtgtcacttcctccttttttagtgataaaaaatttaatatattaattttaattttattatgtatatttatctataaaaagattattttatcccatatatctaagagtagtacaaaatttaaattaatccctaaaatctctctaattctctacatatctatatataatataaaacagtaacgatggaactgaggtgtcacttcctccttttttactgataaaaaatataatataatatataatatattagtttttattttattattatatttatctataaaaagattatttaaagtaaatgtgaaaatcaaataataatatttaatttatataacacatttatgtcattaattgtaattattagattgtatttttattaatatttatatattaagatgaatccgtgcatcgcacgggccaaaaactagtttttatcttaaaacatacccaatttttatataaaaagaataaatatCAACTTAAGGGTTAAAACAGTCTTTTTGAAGTTTCCTGAATTGGTTTAACTTAAATTGAAGTTTATGTATTAATTCACTTTTAAAGATGATAATATTTAacaaattaattcaaatatATAAGTTGCATTATTTACAAAATTACTCcatccattccattatataggtcattctagcaaattagttttttctctaaatataagtcattttatgattttaaaaacttttagtttaattttttggtccaaatattaattttttttgaattggtacatgtgttttttaatattccaatgttTATTCTCCAATAGTGACATgtgagagaattttttttagttaaccagtatattttttaatttgtgtaaaataccctagaatgacttaCATAATGAAATGGAGGGAGTATCAAATTTGGACTAATTTGCAATGTTATCTAAATTTTTGATTTGAACTAAATAGATATTGTTTATAACTTAAGAGACCATTTTGACTCTTAATTCAATAAATATCCTTATGTTGATGCCTAATAGGGATAAGATATCAAAATTTGAGAAATAGTTAATTTAATCTCGatatataaaacaataaaatttgAGTCATTAGGTCATGTTTGTTTGtcgaaaaatattatatttgaaaataaatattttacaaTGTTTGGCAATAACacccaaaatttgaaaaaagtGATGTCcaccaaaaaaattgaaaaaaaaaagtgatttatGAATGTAAGAATGAATGGAGTAAGGTTTCAAAACTTTATgaaaatattttactattttcaAAAGTGTAAAACATTTTGCTTGCTTTCATTATAAATTTTTCTATCGACTAACATAAAATTGTtctttgacttattttcctgTATAATATTTTTCGACAAATAAATATGGCCTTATAATATCTCCAAGAGATTCTTTTGTTCAgcgcttaaattaaaatttgaggagtgaTAGTTAAAAATCAACTCCAACAACCTCGTACTCAAATCACTACGACCATCCATTCCCTCCTAATTATTGAAGAGTCTCTCTTCACTCTTAGTAactcaaatatttttttattaataatttattactgAGTATATTCTTTCGTTCTACTTttggtaaatataataataaattattaattttaatgataaaaataattaagaagGAAGTGCGAAGAGTATTATTCACTTCTCAAATCACTAAAAgtcaaaattttatattattttttaggatAAATTCCAAAAGCAACTattgtggtttgatgttgttccaaaaaaaccattgtggtttgttattacaaaaaaaatggactgtggtttgcgacgttaaccaaaaaacggaaaatgacttaacggtgttaaaatgctgacgtggcacaggggtaaggttggaaattcgattttttttttctttttctttttcttcccttctcccttcttcttccttctctcctcctccttcttccttctcttcttcttcttcttcgtcttcttcttctcttcttcttcttctttttttaaatttctgaaattttattttttttaatttttctttttctttttcttcttttcctttcccttcttcttccttctctcctcctccttcgtccttctctcctccttcttcttctttcttcttcctccttcttcttcttctttttttcttttttttttttaaattctcttactcgaagaaatctggaattttcccgaaatctggaatttccagaaatctggaagatttcttcggaaatctgaaaaatttccagatttccgtcagaaatctggaattttccagatttcatacggaaatctggaaatttccgaaacttaaaaaaaaagaaaaaaataaaggaagaagaagagggatgaagaagaagaagaagaagaatggaggagggcagaagaaggaagaagaagaagaagaagaagaagaagaagggaagaaagaggaggaggaggaggagaagaagaagaagaagaagaagaagaagaagaagaagaagaagaagaagaagaagaagaaggaaaagaaaaagaaaaagaaaaagaaaaagaaaaaataaaaagaaaaaataaaaagaaaaaataaaaaaaataaaatttcagaaatttaaaaaaaagaagaagaagagaagaagaagaagaagaagaagaagaagaagaagaagaagaagggagaaaaagaaaaagaaaaagaaaaagaaaaagaaaaaagaaaaataaaaaaaatcgaatttccaaccttattcatgtgccacgtcagcattttaacaccgttaagtcattttccgttttttggttaacggcgcaaaccacagtccttttttttgtaataacaaaccacaaggatttttttggaacaacatcaaaccacaggggttgtttttggaatttaccctattttttaaGAATGGATTGGTAGTCTCTTGAATTTGCTCTTTATGCTTATTAAATAATGACAATGTTTATCAAATAGAGTTAGCTGATTTGACAAGTGATTTGATTATACctatttggtaaaatttagcTTATTAATAATAGGTGTttatataaaatgataaataaagacattgttttttttatgatttttattttcttctttaataaCTCATATTTAATGGTGATTTGCTAATTGACAAATATAATTTTGTGCAAAttgataaatatttatatttattaataggATTATGAACAATTTTCATACAATAAATTAGGGTCTGTTTCGTATGTCGTAATGCAATTTAATGTAATCAAAGTCGTAatataatcaaagttgtaattgAAGGGAATAGTGATTACATTATACCAcattttggttgataaattaaaaaaatgatgaaatgtaattatctttataatatttatatttgcttagttaaatataatcataaaattatatttatacaattaaaattaacaaaaaatacgaaaacgtgaaaaaagaaaaaaaaacatgaaaaaatgcgACAAAAAAGcacgaaaaacaaaaaaaacccgCGTTAAATTGAAGGATGAGAATAGAAATTACGAATTTCTTTCCAATCGTACGAAATGTTTTTTAGTTTGTTGATAATAGTTATGCTCTTGGTAGATGTAAATATTTGTTTGAATATCAATTTCATTATTatgatatgattttttttgaatttcAGATGTAAACTTTCGCCAtttcatataaattttagaacaaTATTTACAATTCAATGGactattaatttgatttttgttAATGGTAAAGAATGTggttattaatttgattttgcgtATAATTGTGTAgatattaaattgatttttgCTTACCTTTGCAACTTCTATAAAAACGGTAAATTTCTACATGCAGTAACAATTCAAAGAGTGtatatttataatgtttgtggaAGTAAAGAaagttattaatttaatttttgtttatgCCTTTATTAGATTGGATTGTGTCTTAGTCTATTGCCAGCTCTGtttttttatgtgttttttcaTTATTCGtgtttttgcgtttttcggatttttcatttttcatgttttttttttccatttttcatgtttgtagtttttttttgttttattatttaataaaaatagtgctattaatgataaaaaaaatataagagtTAGTCATAATGAAGATTCGTGTATATTCTTTATGTAATGCTCATTACATGAATTTGTATAGAAAAATTGAATGACGTATTCATGATTCCATTACAACAAAATAATATGACTAATCCAAACATAGTAATGAGTCTCCATTGTAATGGGCATTCCATTATAACATTCATTACGATATACTAAACGGGGCCTTAGGGTCCGTTGGTATGCCGTAAGACAATGTAAAAATGACGTAATATAATCAaaggacaattacaaaactagcaccttttaaggggttagttttcttttctaactccttttgaaaaactcaccaaaactaacacatttcattaactaaattcCAACCTTACCCTCATCTCTAACACTCCGCTCCCCGCTCTTTAACATTCGAACTTTCATCTCTCTAACCTAACATCCCGGTAttcctctctctaactttccggTGATTCATTGCCCGATTCTGTACATTTCATCCGGCGAATCTCTATTACTTCGAGTGGACATGGCGAGAACACGAAGCTCAGACAACGAATCGATTTCAGAAGGAAGGacgaaaaagagggtaaataacttgactttacatttGCGATTCTCTCTTGTATTGTATGTACATTTGTTGGGTTTTAGAAGGAATTTTTCGTTTCATTTCGTTTACTTCTTCTGGTGTTAGGCTTTATCTGGGTTCGTCTGGTGTTAGGAAGTCATTCGGTTTGGTTGAAATGAGTCGATATGTATGTTCTATCGGTAACCTAATTGCAGATAATACATAGATATATACAGCCtaattgccgatagaacatacCATGATCATCATTATCACAGCCATTACCATATCCTTGCTCATCCCCGTTCACTACATTCTCATACCCACAATTGTGATCCAATGTAATATCGTCTACCCAAGAGGAGATTGGGTATATGGATTCATGACATGTTTTGCCGGATCACGAGTCTTAATTGCTATGTTGGGAACACAAGAACTTATTCTGGTTGCCTCTACTTCAGCAACACTTGGTCGTCTTACTTCAGCAACAATTGATCGTCTTACTTCGGCAACACTTGGTCGTCTTATTTCCGCAACATTTGGTCGCCGTACTTCAGCAACAATTGGTCGCCTTACTTCCGCAACACTTGTTCGAGGAGTCATAGAAACATATAATGACATCACATCTGGTTTATTCCATCGACAAAATTCAACGAATCCAGTAATATCACTGTCATCCACTATGTCTGCTAATCTTccaaaaagtttatttggaccgTATGTTGTGTGCATTGTCATTTGTATGTAAAAACAGGTTGAATCAACGTTCAACGAAGCGTGAATCCTATCTCTCAAAGTTGGATAATCAGTTGGCATTGAAAAATGGAGCACATTCGATTGACCACCAACATATATCATTGTGTCCATGGGCCcctcttttttccattctccatccCACGAAAGCATACACAGACAAGTATTCGGGGTTGACATATTTCTGCATTATCATAAAAACAtaagtaaattatatattatttgtaaattaacgAAGAAAGCTACCGAAACATATCATGATATACACATTTCGAACTATAATCCtacgtcgatatatgtcgatataaCATATATATCGACACCTACCGGCACATATCGACACATAAGACGAACTCTTCCGTCGATATCTGACATATATCTATGATGCACTCTCGTGATAGATGCCGATATTGATCACATATCGATGGAAGATCAATAGACATTTTTCTAGAATGATCGGTTAATGAGCATTAAATGCAGTTAATGATCACTTTGACTTTCACTCGGTTCTTTCTCCTATAAATATACCCTTTGTCTGTTCTTATTTTATTCATTCACTCTAGTAGACTCTTCAACTCTCTATAGGAAAACATGGAAGCGCCACCTCCACCACCACCTCTTCCTGAGTTCGAAGAACTCATAAATTTGTTCAGAGATTCATTCCGCGAGGGGGACACGGACGAAATAGTCCGTTTCATTCAGGGCATGGCACACACCATGTCTTTCGCTGCGACTGCAATGACTGACCATATGGAGTCAGCCAATGAAAAAAACAGGCGGCTGAAGCGGAAAATCAGGCGCCTCGAAAGGCAGTTGGCGAAGGCCAAGATGGACTATGCTGACGCCCTTTTGGGCCCTGAATATCTGaatgtttagtttttttttctttttaatgtttatgttgttTTGTTATTATGTGTTTAGTGTTTtgtttatgtgttttgtgtttgtcttgtgtttttgttcattttttttatgttttatgtactttttttttgttttaatatataaatattaaatattgttTGTAACTGTGTTTTACAGGCTTTGTGTTTGATTCTTATAATTTAACATAGAAAATCCGTTTAAACGtggtcgatatatgtcgatattcATCAGCTATCGACGCAGATATGTCTGTCGATATTCATAAGATATCGACGTATATCGACACTTTCTGGCAAAAAAATCGCAGAGTGATGTTCCAAACCAAAATGCATCTTCCTACAACAATGTCACTGTTTTTAAGTTTCGCAAGACCAGGAATAACATGAAAAGGCAACAGAAACAATATATACTGGGTTTTAGAGAAACAAAATGCTACATCTTATCCAATGAATTGACGAAGCTTAAATGGAACACAGAACAaaatgaaaaacttacatgattgtataaaatcttgaagcacaaactgtgggttggattgattgttgttcGTAGTCTGTAAATTGATTTGTtcttttgagagagagagagagagagagcgcagGAAAAAGAGAAACAATGGGGGAAAGACAACGTTATAATAAGGTTAGAGATGAGGGTAAGGTTGgaatttagttaatgaaatgtgttagttttggtgagtttttcaaaaggagttagaaaagaaaactaaccccttaaaaggtgctagttttgtaattgtccctataatcaaagttgtaatgtaattgAATGGAATGGTCattctattaccatgtttggttgacaattaaaaagaaaatgatggaATGTAATTACCATTATAATACTCatatttttctaattaaatataatcataaaattttatttatataatcaaattgaacgaaaaacatgaaaaacgtgaaaatcacgaaaaatgtgaaaaattgaatcgaaatcaaatacaaaattagattaaccgaaatcaataaattagtatatcgtttttcactttttcattttttaaaaaatttcctgtttcttttaatt comes from the Euphorbia lathyris chromosome 5, ddEupLath1.1, whole genome shotgun sequence genome and includes:
- the LOC136230107 gene encoding multiple C2 domain and transmembrane region protein 10: MEDSAGGKEKLVVEIVAAHNLMPKDGEGSSSPFVEVEFENQKLRTQPKYKDLNPIWNEKLVFNIKDVADLPYRSIEVSVFNEKGSGGNSKNFLGKVRISGACIAKQGEEMVQLHTLDKRSLFSHIRGEISLKLYVSNTEDVKQVVVTSASGSKKHKKLQQQQIPAMVQQQQENNKQQTQQQAQNNAKPHVEQNPGEMKPIVITTGAPGPAVYGGGGGGGGGGGGGGMGLGFYPHGGSGEYSLKETSPHLGGGPLNKDKTSATYDLVEQMQYLYVKVVKAKDFMVFTGGGEMVVEVKLGNYRGITKRVVVSSNMEWDQVFAFSKDCIQSSMVEIFVKEGNKDDYLGRVFFDLNEVPRRVPPDSQLAPQWYRMEDKKGDKSKCGEVMVSIWFGTQADEAFAEAWHSKAANVHFDGLCSIKSKVYLSPKLWYLRISVIEAQDIILGDKGPMMMRFPELFAKVLVGNQVLRTKIAGPNANRSMSNPYWNEDLMFVVAEPFEDYLVVSIEDRVGPGREESVCRILLPMTAIERRLDEKQVVSRWFNLDNHFGNAAESKMVGRFGSRIHLRMSLDGGYHVLDETTMYSSDVKPTAKQLWKPQIGVLEIGILGASGLLPTKLKEGKRETTDAYCVAKYGQKWVRTRTVVDSLSPKWNEQYTWEVFDPCTVITIGVFDNCRVDKTATNNAGGRDYRIGKIRIRLSTLESDRVYTHSYPLLMLHPTGVKKMGELHLAVRFSCANMANMFHMYTLPLLPKVHYVQPLSVNQLELLRFQAMNVVASRLSRAEPPLGREVVEYMLDHDSHMWSMRRSKANFARLINVLSGLASIIRLVELMRNWHKPVYSTLFLLIFLAAVTFPEMIIPCVLLHLAFVGLWRYRSRPRHPPHMDTRLSHAENVFPDELDEEFDSFPTSRSAEVVRMRYDRLRSVAGRIQTVVGDMATQGERFQALVSWRDPRATFLFVLMCLCAAVGFYAVPVRLIVGLAGLYMMRPPRFRNKLPCMPLNFFRRLPARADSLL